One genomic segment of Stigmatopora argus isolate UIUO_Sarg chromosome 3, RoL_Sarg_1.0, whole genome shotgun sequence includes these proteins:
- the fjx1 gene encoding four-jointed box protein 1, with protein sequence MFGVPFSSNLAATGNEGRRGSQLSRGLNRSGSFIVSFAMRILTSNLFALLFLGAFAGVFYVWSSLEERLERHKRGFTVPVGGSFYPKLPVDLSAKTFRTLLAVPAAHRTQIKAHNGSSHDHVNGDKRSARGGSLELDSPLKGGIFWSTWLEDLVPVGFTEEYARAWRDRARASRVVKLEPGCGRVSNQLATFSDGSKACVRYGINADQVQGETLTYYLACLLGIPNLPPLVLSQMNSYGEQWGEVRARIEALQWSEHTVVSLAQWVSNLSGVVTPAPLRPDRSGLHPELRNKTTAELVGLVQWSDLILFDYLSANFDRLVSNLFSLQWDARIMERDTNNLLKTPRGDLVFIDNEAGLVHGFRVLGMWEQYHQTVLSSVCVFREKTVQRVAELHRRRDVSRRLLELYRESEPLAGKLGFLSEEHATILQDRIDRVYKHILRCKEKYVEV encoded by the coding sequence ATGTTTGGAGTCCCGTTCTCATCCAACCTGGCAGCCACTGGGAACGAGGGGCGCAGGGGTTCTCAGCTCAGCCGTGGCTTGAATAGAAGTGGATCTTTTATTGTAAGCTTCGCCATGAGGATCCTGACATCCAACTTGTTCGCACTGCTCTTCCTGGGCGCATTCGCCGGCGTTTTCTACGTTTGGAGCTCACTAGAGGAGCGCTTGGAACGACACAAACGGGGCTTCACGGTGCCGGTCGGGGGGTCGTTCTACCCCAAACTCCCCGTGGATCTTTCCGCAAAAACTTTTCGTACTCTGCTCGCTGTCCCGGCGGCACACCGAACCCAAATCAAGGCTCACAATGGAAGTAGCCATGACCACGTGAATGGGGATAAAAGGAGCGCACGAGGGGGGTCGCTCGAGTTGGACTCCCCGTTGAAGGGTGGCATATTTTGGAGCACCTGGCTGGAAGATCTAGTTCCAGTGGGCTTCACGGAGGAATACGCCCGGGCTTGGCGGGACAGGGCTAGAGCATCCCGGGTTGTGAAGCTGGAGCCTGGATGCGggagggtgtccaatcagctcgCCACTTTCTCCGATGGTTCCAAAGCGTGTGTGCGCTACGGGATCAATGCTGACCAGGTGCAAGGAGAAACTTTGACCTATTATCTTGCTTGTTTATTGGGGATCCCCAACCTGCCCCCTTTGGTCCTCTCCCAGATGAACAGCTACGGCGAGCAATGGGGGGAGGTGAGGGCACGCATTGAGGCGTTACAATGGAGCGAGCACACTGTCGTTTCTCTCGCCCAGTGGGTCTCCAATCTGAGCGGGGTCGTCACACCTGCCCCGCTACGACCGGACCGAAGCGGCCTGCACCCCGAGCTCCGGAATAAGACGACGGCAGAGCTGGTGGGTCTCGTGCAGTGGAGTGACTTGATCCTATTCGACTACTTGTCAGCCAATTTTGACCGGCTGGTGAGCAATCTGTTCAGTCTGCAATGGGATGCGCGCATCATGGAGAGGGACACCAACAATCTCCTGAAAACCCCCCGCGGGGACCTCGTCTTTATCGACAACGAGGCCGGGCTGGTGCACGGATTCCGGGTGTTGGGCATGTGGGAGCAATATCATCAGACAGTGCTGAGCTCCGTGTGCGTGTTCAGGGAGAAGACGGTGCAACGCGTGGCCGAGCTCCACCGACGCAGAGACGTCAGCAGAAGGCTTCTGGAGCTTTACAGAGAAAGCGAACCTTTGGCGGGCAAGTTGGGCTTTCTCTCGGAAGAGCACGCAACTATCCTCCAGGACAGAATAGACAGAGTATACAAACATATTTTACGCTGCAAAGAGAAATACGTCGAAGTCTGA